A single window of Candidatus Methylomirabilota bacterium DNA harbors:
- a CDS encoding branched-chain amino acid ABC transporter permease — protein MAVFTLRNVIELSYNSLSYAALLFLLASGLSIIFGVMRIVNLAHAAFFLLGGYIALSVYRVLGTALWTLPVAMVVGGGVVAGVAVFIERFFLRRLGQDTLAQVLVTIGFAFILFDTNILIWTGDNYMLHRPWPLDESTVIGGISFPRYRAFMIFAAVLVWAILYFVIERTRAGAIVRATVDDPQMARGVGINTNRVQMSIYGLGVFLSAMGGVVGGAFLGVSPGIDFLILPYAFAVVIIGGLGSLTGAVVGSIVVGFMENFGTALFPELSYFALFAPMALILALKPTGLFGRG, from the coding sequence ATGGCCGTTTTCACGCTCAGAAACGTCATCGAGCTCTCCTACAACAGCCTCTCCTACGCGGCCCTGCTCTTCCTGCTGGCGAGCGGGCTCTCGATCATCTTCGGTGTCATGCGCATCGTGAACCTCGCCCACGCGGCCTTCTTCCTGCTCGGGGGCTACATTGCCCTTTCGGTCTACCGCGTGCTGGGGACCGCCCTCTGGACGCTGCCGGTGGCGATGGTGGTCGGGGGAGGCGTCGTGGCGGGGGTCGCCGTGTTCATCGAGCGCTTCTTCCTGCGCCGCCTGGGGCAGGACACCCTGGCCCAGGTGCTCGTCACGATCGGCTTCGCCTTCATCCTGTTCGACACCAACATCCTCATCTGGACGGGGGACAACTACATGCTCCACCGTCCCTGGCCCCTGGACGAGAGCACGGTCATCGGCGGCATCTCCTTCCCCCGCTACCGGGCCTTCATGATCTTCGCCGCGGTGCTCGTGTGGGCGATCCTCTACTTCGTCATCGAGCGCACGCGCGCGGGGGCCATCGTGCGGGCGACGGTGGACGATCCCCAGATGGCCCGCGGCGTCGGCATCAACACCAACCGCGTTCAGATGAGCATCTACGGCCTGGGCGTGTTCCTCTCGGCGATGGGTGGGGTGGTGGGAGGCGCCTTCCTCGGGGTCTCCCCGGGCATCGATTTCCTGATCCTTCCCTACGCCTTCGCCGTGGTCATCATCGGGGGCCTGGGAAGCCTGACCGGCGCGGTGGTCGGGAGCATCGTGGTCGGCTTCATGGAGAACTTCGGCACCGCGCTCTTCCCCGAGCTCTCCTACTTCGCCCTGTTCGCTCCCATGGCCCTGATCCTCGCCCTCAAGCCCACCGGCCTCTTCGGAAGAGGCTAG
- a CDS encoding cytochrome c, translating into MRLALQAGVIIVGAVVLFGCAKAKSMMGMGDPIAERQALMKEQSAAMRAIQSKLKAGQHQAITPELDKLAKTSSQIPALFPQGSLDPSRSRAKPEIWQRWSEFEGNAKRLGEKATQTAAIARTGTAQATSAAVADLSKTTCGACHTAFRGPEIKK; encoded by the coding sequence ATGAGGTTGGCACTGCAGGCAGGCGTCATCATTGTTGGTGCGGTGGTCCTGTTCGGTTGCGCCAAGGCCAAGTCGATGATGGGCATGGGCGATCCTATCGCCGAGCGCCAGGCCCTCATGAAGGAGCAGAGCGCGGCCATGAGGGCAATCCAGAGCAAGCTCAAGGCCGGACAGCACCAGGCGATCACCCCCGAGCTGGACAAGCTCGCCAAGACGTCCAGTCAGATCCCGGCGCTGTTCCCGCAGGGCTCGCTGGATCCCTCCAGATCTCGAGCCAAGCCGGAGATCTGGCAGAGGTGGTCGGAGTTCGAAGGAAACGCGAAGCGACTGGGAGAGAAGGCGACCCAGACGGCCGCCATCGCCAGGACGGGGACGGCCCAGGCGACGAGCGCGGCGGTCGCCGACCTCAGCAAGACGACGTGCGGCGCCTGCCACACGGCGTTCCGCGGCCCGGAGATCAAGAAGTAG
- a CDS encoding ABC transporter ATP-binding protein: protein MAALLSVEDVHTYYGDSYILQGLTLEVREREALGVLGRNGMGKTTLINSIMGFVPPRRGKITFQGMDITQVPSFDTCNMGIGLCPQGRRVFPTLSVRENLLVAHQARDGQSRWNFDSVYELFPRLGERAEQRAGSLSGGEQQMLAIARALMTNPTCLILDEPSEGLAPLIIQHLGEAIRKLKEEGLSILLVEQNTPFAIKVVDRVNIITKGRVVFDLSPQELSANEEIKHTHLGIG from the coding sequence ATGGCTGCCCTGCTGTCCGTCGAAGACGTCCACACCTACTACGGAGACTCCTACATCCTCCAGGGCCTGACCCTGGAGGTGCGCGAGCGCGAGGCGCTGGGCGTCCTCGGCCGCAACGGGATGGGCAAGACCACCCTCATCAACTCCATCATGGGCTTCGTGCCCCCCCGGCGGGGCAAGATCACCTTCCAGGGCATGGACATCACCCAGGTTCCCAGCTTCGACACCTGCAACATGGGCATCGGCCTGTGTCCGCAGGGCCGGCGGGTGTTTCCCACTCTCTCCGTCCGGGAGAACCTGCTGGTGGCCCATCAGGCGCGGGACGGCCAGAGCCGCTGGAACTTCGACTCCGTCTACGAGCTCTTCCCCCGCCTGGGCGAGCGCGCCGAGCAGCGCGCGGGCTCGCTCTCGGGTGGCGAGCAGCAGATGCTGGCCATCGCCCGGGCGCTCATGACCAACCCCACCTGCCTCATCCTGGACGAGCCCTCCGAGGGGCTCGCTCCCCTCATCATCCAGCACCTGGGCGAGGCCATCCGCAAGCTCAAGGAGGAGGGCCTCTCCATCCTCCTCGTCGAGCAGAACACGCCCTTCGCCATCAAGGTCGTGGACCGGGTGAACATCATCACGAAGGGCAGAGTGGTCTTCGACCTCTCGCCCCAGGAGCTGTCGGCGAACGAGGAGATCAAGCACACCCACCTGGGGATCGGCTGA
- the meaB gene encoding methylmalonyl Co-A mutase-associated GTPase MeaB, with translation MAGAGAPPRNDPATLVERMLAGDRLALARLITLVENRSEAVPAIMRAVHRRGPGVYVVGVTGPPGAGKSTIVDRLTALVRARDETVGVIAVDPSSPFTGGAVLGDRIRMQAHALDTGVFIRSMATRGAFGGLARATGDVLKLLAAFGLQWIFVETVGVGQTELDIMKLADTTVVVLVPESGDAIQTMKAGLLEAADVFVVNKADRAGADALMAELRFAAHLQYTSATGPRDIDWEIPILATEAHNDRGVAELLEAIGRHRTTLEAAGALEVRRRARRHQEFRGLLTETLTASLEQRLAAGDLASTFQQVVDGAVDPYSAAEQVLAVLSWKR, from the coding sequence ATGGCCGGCGCCGGCGCTCCTCCCCGCAACGATCCCGCGACGCTCGTCGAGCGGATGCTGGCCGGCGACCGGCTCGCTCTGGCCCGCCTCATCACCCTGGTCGAGAATCGCTCCGAGGCGGTGCCGGCGATCATGCGCGCCGTCCACAGGCGCGGTCCGGGCGTCTACGTCGTCGGCGTGACGGGGCCGCCCGGCGCCGGCAAGTCGACGATCGTCGACCGGCTCACCGCGCTGGTGCGCGCGCGGGACGAGACGGTGGGCGTGATCGCCGTGGATCCCTCCAGCCCGTTTACCGGCGGGGCCGTCCTGGGCGATCGCATCCGTATGCAAGCCCACGCGCTGGACACGGGCGTGTTCATCCGCAGCATGGCCACGCGCGGGGCCTTCGGGGGGCTGGCCCGGGCCACCGGCGACGTGCTCAAGCTGCTGGCCGCCTTCGGGCTGCAGTGGATCTTCGTGGAGACCGTGGGGGTCGGCCAGACGGAGCTCGACATCATGAAACTGGCCGATACCACCGTCGTCGTGCTCGTGCCGGAGTCGGGCGACGCCATCCAGACGATGAAGGCCGGGCTCCTCGAGGCGGCCGACGTGTTCGTGGTGAACAAGGCCGACCGGGCCGGCGCCGACGCGCTCATGGCCGAGCTGCGCTTCGCCGCGCACCTGCAGTACACGAGCGCGACCGGTCCCCGGGACATCGACTGGGAGATTCCCATCCTGGCCACCGAGGCGCACAACGACCGGGGCGTGGCCGAATTGCTGGAGGCGATCGGGCGCCACCGGACGACCCTGGAGGCGGCGGGCGCGCTGGAGGTCAGGCGACGCGCCCGACGACATCAGGAGTTCCGCGGCCTCCTCACGGAGACCCTGACGGCCAGCCTCGAGCAGCGCCTGGCCGCCGGTGACCTGGCGTCCACGTTCCAGCAGGTGGTGGACGGCGCGGTCGACCCCTACTCGGCGGCCGAGCAGGTGCTGGCCGTGCTATCGTGGAAACGCTGA
- a CDS encoding cytochrome c produces the protein MGLTLAAAVLVSPRHAGAQAPAGDPVLRGRYIFGAAGGCGCHTVPEQAVNTGGRRYDGAFGTVYSTNITPDRETGIGGWTDEQIIAAIRLGRRPNGERLIPVHPYPVFNGMAEADLQALVAFLRTVPAVKRENQPKKITVPFFESVFLPAWLAAFAPRETPPPSAPTSGIARGEYLVRAVSHCGECHTPRTVTMATDNSRFLAGNPKGPEDSEVPNITPDKSTGLTWSEEEIAEYLGTGNKPDGDVAGGLMAEVIQGTRAGYKDLTRDDRLAIAGYLKSIPPVNNKITKP, from the coding sequence GTGGGGCTCACGCTCGCCGCGGCCGTGCTGGTGTCCCCCCGGCACGCGGGGGCCCAGGCCCCGGCCGGGGACCCTGTTCTGCGCGGCCGGTACATCTTCGGCGCCGCGGGCGGATGCGGCTGTCACACCGTTCCCGAACAGGCCGTCAACACGGGGGGACGACGCTACGATGGGGCGTTCGGCACCGTGTACTCGACAAACATCACGCCGGACCGCGAGACGGGCATCGGCGGCTGGACCGACGAGCAGATCATCGCGGCGATCCGGCTGGGCCGGAGGCCCAACGGAGAGCGCTTGATCCCCGTGCACCCGTACCCGGTCTTCAACGGCATGGCTGAGGCCGACCTCCAGGCGCTGGTCGCGTTCCTGCGCACGGTCCCCGCGGTGAAGCGGGAGAACCAACCCAAGAAGATCACCGTGCCGTTCTTCGAGAGCGTCTTCCTGCCCGCCTGGCTGGCCGCGTTCGCGCCGCGCGAGACGCCCCCGCCGTCCGCTCCCACGTCGGGAATCGCGCGGGGCGAGTACCTGGTGCGGGCGGTGAGTCACTGTGGCGAGTGTCACACGCCCCGGACGGTCACCATGGCGACCGACAATTCGCGCTTCCTGGCCGGCAACCCGAAGGGCCCCGAGGACTCGGAGGTCCCGAACATAACACCGGACAAGAGCACGGGGCTGACCTGGTCCGAGGAGGAGATCGCCGAGTATCTGGGGACCGGCAACAAGCCCGACGGCGACGTCGCCGGTGGCCTGATGGCCGAGGTGATCCAGGGCACGCGGGCGGGCTACAAAGACCTGACCCGGGACGACCGTCTGGCCATCGCCGGATATCTCAAGTCGATTCCCCCGGTGAACAACAAGATCACGAAGCCGTAG
- a CDS encoding OB-fold domain-containing protein, whose protein sequence is MSAERSVGVTGVAGYVPRYRLSGKTVAQVWGGASGAERAVANYDEDALTMACEAALGALSGRDTSRVGACFFASTSAPYIEKSNATVLAAVADLPAPILTADLFGSLRAGTTALRLALDSVRAGSVAEALVAAADLRPVEPGGELELLVGDGAGAALVGGEGVLAAFVDAFAVSHEFTDFWRNDGDRYVQWLSDPTFVRAHGLDRHIAEAVEGLLQRTGRKRQDIGKLVLYGPDARTHAALVRMLRLESAMPAEPVIPRVGSTGTAACLLGLAAALEELQPRQQMLVVSYGNGAEALLFEATEAVRDFRPARPIARQLGAGRPLVHYGKFLKFRRHVATEVVKSFSSVPTLVREERQNLRLYGQRCEDCGAVSYPRRHLCWKCSSDRLVDYRLARRGKIFTFTRDHLVPSPDPPTIMAAADLEGGGRFYAQVTDVDPATVEVDMPVELTFRRLHEGEEYVNYFWKLRPALAP, encoded by the coding sequence ATGAGCGCCGAGCGGAGCGTCGGGGTGACCGGGGTCGCCGGGTACGTGCCCCGCTACCGTCTGTCCGGCAAGACCGTGGCCCAGGTGTGGGGTGGCGCGTCGGGAGCCGAGCGGGCGGTCGCCAACTATGACGAGGACGCCCTGACCATGGCCTGCGAGGCCGCGCTGGGCGCCCTGAGCGGGCGCGACACCTCGCGAGTCGGCGCCTGCTTCTTCGCCTCGACGTCGGCGCCCTACATCGAGAAATCCAACGCCACCGTGCTCGCCGCCGTGGCCGACCTCCCGGCCCCCATCTTGACGGCCGACCTCTTCGGCTCGCTGCGGGCCGGCACCACCGCGTTGCGGCTGGCCCTGGACAGCGTGCGGGCGGGTTCGGTGGCCGAGGCGCTGGTGGCGGCGGCCGACCTGCGCCCGGTGGAGCCGGGGGGCGAGCTGGAGCTCCTGGTCGGCGACGGGGCCGGGGCCGCGCTCGTCGGCGGGGAGGGCGTGCTCGCCGCGTTCGTGGACGCCTTCGCCGTGAGCCACGAGTTCACCGACTTCTGGCGCAACGACGGCGATCGCTACGTGCAATGGCTGTCCGACCCGACGTTCGTGCGGGCTCACGGGCTGGACAGGCACATCGCCGAGGCCGTCGAGGGGCTCCTTCAGCGCACGGGCCGCAAGCGACAGGACATCGGCAAGCTGGTGCTTTACGGTCCTGACGCCCGGACCCACGCGGCCCTGGTCAGGATGCTGCGCCTGGAGTCGGCCATGCCGGCGGAGCCCGTCATCCCACGCGTGGGCAGTACCGGGACCGCGGCCTGTCTGCTCGGCCTGGCCGCCGCCCTGGAGGAGCTCCAGCCCCGCCAGCAGATGCTCGTGGTCTCGTACGGCAACGGCGCCGAGGCCCTGCTGTTCGAGGCGACGGAGGCCGTGCGCGACTTCCGTCCCGCTCGGCCGATCGCCCGCCAGCTGGGCGCCGGCCGGCCGCTCGTGCACTACGGCAAGTTTTTGAAGTTCCGGCGCCACGTGGCGACGGAGGTCGTCAAGTCGTTCTCCAGCGTGCCCACCCTGGTCCGCGAGGAGCGCCAGAACCTCCGCCTCTACGGGCAGCGCTGCGAGGACTGCGGCGCCGTCAGCTACCCGCGCCGTCACCTGTGCTGGAAGTGCTCGTCGGACCGGTTGGTGGACTATCGCCTGGCCCGGCGGGGCAAGATCTTCACGTTCACGAGGGATCACCTGGTGCCCAGCCCCGATCCGCCCACGATCATGGCGGCAGCCGACCTGGAGGGCGGAGGCCGCTTCTACGCTCAGGTCACCGACGTCGACCCCGCGACCGTGGAGGTCGACATGCCGGTCGAGCTCACGTTCCGCCGCCTGCACGAAGGGGAGGAGTACGTGAACTACTTCTGGAAGCTGCGGCCGGCCCTGGCCCCGTAG
- a CDS encoding ABC transporter substrate-binding protein has translation MALAVGAGPAPAAEEVRIGFIAPVTGPFAQIAKDQINGFTMYLEQVKHKMGPLSVKFITEDNEGKPALAVAKAQKLIQRDKVHMFLGGLLAPTGYALAPVADQFKVPYISPAPAGEDQTQRKRTKYYARLSFTSAQCQHALGDWAYEQGFRRIATVGADYAFGYESVGGFQAGFEARGGKIVAKVWPKLNAVDFGPYLPLIPRDVDAVYALMVGPMSLAFPKQFKASGFKMPLLGGTTSADEFILPNMGDEAIGYITTSHYSAALDTPKNHAFVKEFQQRYGKMASYYSEAAYTSAYYIHEALKKTGYDPDKTLTWLDQLRSLKVDAVRGPIVLDKYANPVQNCYIRKVERVPGDRNNLGVKPNSLWNVVIKTYPAVSQFWKWTPEEFLKNPVYDKDYPPCKFCGK, from the coding sequence TTGGCGCTGGCGGTCGGCGCGGGCCCGGCCCCGGCAGCGGAGGAGGTCCGAATCGGCTTCATCGCGCCTGTCACGGGGCCCTTCGCCCAGATCGCCAAGGACCAGATCAACGGCTTCACGATGTACCTGGAGCAGGTCAAGCACAAGATGGGCCCGTTGAGCGTGAAGTTCATCACCGAGGACAACGAAGGCAAGCCCGCCCTGGCCGTGGCGAAGGCGCAGAAGCTCATCCAGCGCGACAAGGTGCACATGTTCCTGGGCGGCCTCCTGGCGCCCACCGGCTACGCCCTGGCGCCCGTGGCGGATCAGTTCAAGGTCCCCTACATCTCGCCGGCGCCCGCGGGCGAGGACCAGACCCAGCGCAAGAGGACCAAGTATTATGCCCGGCTCAGCTTCACGAGCGCTCAGTGCCAGCACGCCCTCGGCGACTGGGCATATGAGCAGGGCTTCCGCCGGATCGCGACCGTGGGGGCCGACTATGCCTTCGGCTACGAGTCGGTGGGCGGCTTCCAGGCGGGGTTCGAGGCGCGGGGCGGCAAGATCGTCGCCAAGGTCTGGCCCAAGCTGAACGCCGTGGACTTCGGGCCCTATTTGCCCCTCATCCCCCGGGACGTGGACGCGGTGTACGCCCTAATGGTCGGCCCCATGTCGCTGGCCTTCCCCAAGCAGTTCAAGGCGTCCGGCTTCAAGATGCCTCTCCTCGGAGGGACGACGAGCGCGGACGAGTTCATCCTTCCCAACATGGGCGACGAAGCGATCGGCTACATCACGACGTCGCACTACAGCGCAGCGCTGGACACCCCGAAGAACCACGCCTTCGTCAAGGAGTTCCAGCAGCGCTACGGGAAGATGGCCTCCTACTATTCCGAGGCGGCGTACACGAGCGCCTACTACATCCACGAGGCGCTCAAGAAGACCGGCTATGACCCTGACAAGACCCTGACCTGGCTCGATCAATTGAGGTCCCTCAAGGTGGACGCGGTCCGCGGCCCGATCGTCCTCGACAAGTACGCCAACCCCGTGCAGAACTGCTACATCCGCAAGGTGGAGCGTGTCCCCGGCGACCGCAACAACCTGGGCGTCAAGCCCAACTCGCTGTGGAACGTCGTCATCAAGACCTACCCGGCGGTGAGCCAGTTCTGGAAGTGGACGCCCGAGGAGTTCCTGAAGAACCCCGTGTACGACAAGGACTACCCGCCGTGCAAGTTCTGCGGGAAATGA
- a CDS encoding branched-chain amino acid ABC transporter permease, with product MLRRLARHSRVVLTLACFAALGAVTPNLNDYLQTIITRTLVFAIMAMSLDILVGYTGLRSMGHGVYFALGAYSAAIMIANMNVSNLFAIFGVGLGLSCLAALFLGLLAIRAVGVYFLMITLSFSMVMWGLVYRWHTMTGGDNGIAGIVPPDFFGFSLQDPVLFFYFTFAIFMMCLGLLYLLVKSPFGKTLVGIRESEARMKMLGYNTWLHKYLAFVISGTLAGISGTLWALLNRFIAPTDVELVTSVEALLMVALGGPATLVGPVIGAGVIMFLRYWVSTYIERWYMFLGITYIITILYARQGILGLVQGLWSRKEEAGSSAEDRRVATSLTTLEGRKQS from the coding sequence ATGCTCAGGCGCCTGGCCAGACACAGTCGGGTCGTGCTGACGCTGGCCTGCTTCGCCGCCCTGGGCGCCGTCACCCCCAACCTCAACGACTATCTCCAGACGATCATCACCCGTACGCTCGTGTTCGCGATCATGGCCATGAGCCTGGACATCCTGGTGGGCTACACGGGTCTTCGCTCCATGGGGCACGGCGTCTACTTCGCCCTCGGCGCCTACTCCGCCGCCATCATGATCGCCAACATGAACGTGTCGAACCTCTTCGCCATCTTCGGCGTGGGCCTGGGTCTCTCCTGCCTGGCCGCGCTGTTCCTGGGCTTGCTGGCCATCCGGGCGGTCGGCGTGTACTTCCTCATGATCACGCTGTCCTTCTCGATGGTGATGTGGGGCCTCGTGTACCGCTGGCACACCATGACGGGCGGGGACAACGGTATCGCGGGCATCGTGCCCCCCGACTTCTTCGGGTTCTCCCTGCAGGATCCCGTGTTGTTCTTCTATTTCACCTTCGCCATCTTCATGATGTGCTTGGGTCTGCTCTACCTCCTCGTCAAGAGCCCCTTCGGGAAGACCCTCGTGGGCATCCGCGAGTCCGAGGCCCGGATGAAGATGCTCGGGTACAACACGTGGCTACACAAGTACCTGGCCTTCGTGATCTCGGGCACCCTGGCCGGGATCTCGGGCACCCTCTGGGCGTTGCTGAACCGGTTCATCGCCCCGACCGACGTGGAGCTGGTGACCTCGGTGGAGGCGCTCCTGATGGTGGCGCTGGGAGGGCCCGCGACCCTGGTGGGGCCCGTCATCGGGGCCGGGGTCATCATGTTCCTGCGGTACTGGGTGAGCACCTACATTGAGCGCTGGTACATGTTCCTGGGCATCACCTACATCATCACCATCCTCTACGCACGCCAGGGGATCCTGGGCCTGGTCCAGGGGCTCTGGTCCCGGAAGGAGGAAGCTGGAAGCTCGGCAGAAGATCGGCGCGTCGCGACGAGTCTCACCACCCTGGAAGGGAGGAAGCAATCATGA
- a CDS encoding ABC transporter ATP-binding protein, giving the protein MTGERQPRLELKGISKHFGGLHAVDDVNLRLHAGDRHGILGPNGAGKTTLFHLITGVLPVTSGRISLFGQDVTHWPTHKRTALGMARTFQITSLFPKLTVLDNVLLAVQGVRPMKLVMWRPLARYKNVYEKAEKLLTEASFWHLRDQQVRNLSHGEQRQLEVVLGLASDPKVLLLDEPSAGLATGESREMARFLSSLDPDLSILIIEHDLDVLFGVVSDITVLHYGKVLLGGPSDEVRNDHQVKEIYLGKS; this is encoded by the coding sequence GTGACCGGCGAGAGGCAGCCTCGCTTGGAGCTGAAGGGCATTTCAAAGCACTTCGGCGGCCTCCACGCCGTCGACGACGTGAACCTGCGCCTGCACGCGGGCGACCGGCACGGCATCCTGGGGCCGAACGGGGCGGGCAAGACGACCCTGTTCCACCTCATCACCGGAGTGCTGCCGGTGACCTCGGGCCGGATCTCCCTGTTCGGCCAGGACGTCACCCACTGGCCCACCCACAAGCGGACGGCCCTGGGGATGGCGCGGACCTTCCAGATCACCAGCCTCTTCCCGAAGCTGACCGTGCTCGACAACGTGCTGCTCGCGGTCCAGGGAGTGCGTCCCATGAAGCTCGTCATGTGGCGCCCTCTCGCCCGCTACAAGAACGTGTACGAGAAGGCCGAGAAGCTCCTGACCGAAGCGAGCTTCTGGCACCTGCGGGACCAGCAGGTGCGCAACCTCTCCCACGGCGAGCAGCGCCAGCTCGAAGTCGTGCTCGGCCTGGCCAGCGATCCCAAGGTGCTCCTGCTGGACGAGCCTTCGGCCGGGCTCGCCACGGGCGAGTCGCGCGAGATGGCCCGGTTCCTCAGCTCGCTGGACCCGGACCTCTCCATCCTCATCATCGAACACGACCTGGACGTCCTCTTCGGCGTCGTTTCCGACATCACCGTCCTCCACTACGGCAAGGTGCTCCTCGGGGGGCCGAGCGATGAGGTGCGGAACGACCATCAGGTCAAAGAGATCTACCTGGGGAAGAGCTGA
- a CDS encoding (Fe-S)-binding protein, translating to MAPDVPFRDTFWNVPFWAQLALYIGGVIAVAICAVGVWQRVRLWRAGKPEHRFDRLPQRVKLVALHVLGQARTLSQAYPGVMHATMFWGFLALFMGTVLATIDYDITLPFFDYKLLKGPFYLFYEITLDLFGLFFVIGLGMAVWRRFVRRPPRVDPTARFAGVLALLFVINVTGFIMEAARLAVVNPAWAPWSPVGFALGEALRAAGMSEAALRGLHLGTWLFHAVVSLGFIAIIPHSYFIHLILTPLNIFFAKLTPRGEIATIENIEAAESLGVSSLEEFSWKRRLDFDACVECGRCQDACPAWMAGTALSPKQIIVKLKRHLHGELPGPIHGQLIKPEELWACTTCMACVQECPAFIDIVDTIIDLRRYLALSEGALPSTAPQSLQNIQRAGNPWGLPAGDRLAWAEGLDVPVLREGMEVEYLYWVGCSASYDKRNQAIARAVVKILKAAGVSFGVLAEERCHGEVARRLGEEYLYQTLQQETVPAMTQYRFQKVLAHCPHCFNTIRNEFPRFGGTWPVVHHSVLIRELIESGRIVPRKPLDEVIAFHDSCYLGRYNGIMEAPRAVARAVPGLRVIEMPRNRERGLCCGGGGGHMWMEVPARKRVNVIRVEEALSTDATTVGTACPFCLAMIDLGRKVAGAEERLGVKDISELVAESLE from the coding sequence ATGGCTCCCGACGTTCCGTTCCGCGACACGTTCTGGAACGTCCCCTTCTGGGCCCAGCTGGCGCTCTACATCGGCGGCGTGATCGCGGTGGCGATCTGCGCGGTCGGCGTGTGGCAACGGGTGCGGCTCTGGCGGGCGGGGAAACCCGAGCACCGGTTCGATCGTCTTCCCCAGCGCGTCAAGCTGGTGGCGCTGCACGTGCTCGGTCAGGCCCGCACCCTGTCCCAGGCCTATCCCGGCGTCATGCACGCCACCATGTTCTGGGGCTTCCTGGCCCTGTTCATGGGCACGGTGCTGGCCACCATCGATTACGACATCACGCTGCCCTTCTTCGATTACAAGCTGCTCAAGGGGCCGTTCTACCTCTTCTACGAAATCACGCTGGACCTCTTCGGGCTGTTCTTCGTGATCGGGCTCGGCATGGCGGTGTGGCGGCGCTTCGTGCGCCGGCCGCCGCGCGTCGATCCCACGGCGCGCTTCGCCGGGGTGCTGGCGCTGCTCTTCGTCATCAACGTCACCGGATTCATCATGGAGGCGGCGCGGCTGGCCGTCGTGAACCCGGCATGGGCGCCATGGTCGCCGGTGGGCTTCGCGCTGGGCGAGGCCCTGCGGGCGGCGGGGATGTCGGAGGCCGCGCTGCGCGGGCTCCACCTGGGCACCTGGCTCTTCCACGCGGTGGTGTCGCTGGGCTTCATCGCGATCATCCCGCACTCGTATTTCATCCACCTCATCCTGACGCCCCTCAACATCTTCTTCGCCAAGCTCACGCCCCGGGGGGAGATCGCCACGATCGAGAACATCGAGGCCGCCGAATCCCTGGGCGTCTCCTCGCTGGAGGAGTTCTCGTGGAAGCGGCGGCTCGACTTCGACGCGTGCGTGGAGTGCGGGCGGTGTCAGGACGCTTGCCCGGCCTGGATGGCCGGCACCGCGCTGAGCCCCAAGCAGATCATCGTGAAGCTCAAGCGCCACCTGCACGGAGAGCTCCCGGGCCCCATCCACGGCCAGCTCATCAAGCCGGAGGAGCTGTGGGCCTGCACGACGTGCATGGCGTGCGTGCAGGAATGCCCGGCCTTCATCGACATCGTGGACACGATCATCGACCTGCGCCGGTATCTCGCGCTGTCGGAGGGCGCCTTGCCCTCCACGGCCCCGCAGTCGCTGCAGAACATCCAGCGCGCCGGCAACCCCTGGGGGCTGCCGGCGGGCGACCGGCTGGCCTGGGCCGAGGGGCTCGACGTCCCGGTCCTGCGCGAAGGGATGGAGGTGGAGTACCTCTACTGGGTCGGCTGCTCCGCCTCCTACGACAAGCGCAACCAGGCCATCGCCCGCGCGGTGGTGAAGATCCTCAAGGCGGCCGGAGTCTCGTTCGGCGTCCTCGCCGAAGAGCGCTGCCACGGCGAAGTGGCCCGACGCCTGGGCGAGGAGTACCTCTACCAGACGCTGCAGCAGGAGACCGTCCCGGCCATGACGCAGTACCGCTTCCAGAAAGTCCTCGCGCACTGTCCGCATTGCTTCAACACCATCCGCAACGAGTTCCCCCGGTTCGGCGGGACGTGGCCGGTGGTCCATCACTCCGTGCTCATCCGCGAGCTCATCGAGAGCGGACGGATCGTCCCGCGCAAGCCGCTGGACGAGGTGATCGCCTTCCACGACTCGTGTTACCTCGGGCGCTACAACGGCATCATGGAGGCGCCGCGCGCCGTGGCCCGGGCGGTGCCCGGGCTGCGCGTGATCGAGATGCCCCGCAACCGCGAGCGCGGGCTCTGTTGCGGCGGCGGAGGCGGGCACATGTGGATGGAGGTGCCGGCGCGCAAGCGCGTGAACGTGATCCGGGTCGAGGAGGCGCTGAGCACGGACGCGACCACGGTGGGTACCGCCTGCCCGTTCTGTCTGGCCATGATCGATCTCGGCCGCAAAGTGGCCGGGGCCGAGGAGCGGCTGGGCGTGAAGGACATCAGCGAGCTGGTGGCCGAGAGCCTGGAATGA